The following nucleotide sequence is from Phacochoerus africanus isolate WHEZ1 chromosome 6, ROS_Pafr_v1, whole genome shotgun sequence.
TGAAGAAATGAGATGGTCTTAATGAAAAACCTTTAGACCTCAAGCTAGTTTCATTTAGGCATTTGTGGAGGGAACAAACCATGAAGTTCTTTCCTACAACTCCAGGACTGAACAAAACATTCAGAATGCCAGCAGTTTTTAGTGCTCAGGTCTCCACAGAATTCTAGATCCAGGGCCCTGTTACAGAAACCCCAATTCTACACAGAGCACTGCCAGAGCCCATCTCCCCACTGAGCTGCTATATTCTGGTCACTATGAAAACAGCATcactgaaacaaatgaaaaaatgacaaCTGCAGAACAAGACAAGTTCAGATGGTGACCTTTAGTCCAATGACATTCTGTCCATTGACCTCGCAGATGCTGTGTTCTGTGAGAAGGCCGTTTCTGGCTGCAGAACTGTCCTTCACTATGGAGGTGATCTTCCCGTTTTTGAAGATAAAGCCAACATGTCCAGTACTGTCCTTATGCATGGTAACTGTCCGTTCAAAGGGCCTGTAACCATCATAGGTTCAGTTTAAAAACTTAATTCCAAGGTAAACATTTTAATGGCTTTGTTCTGCCATACTGGATATTTTGTTACAATAACCTCAGTGTTGTAAGAGCACCTTACTATTGTATAGTGCCAATTCTGTGCATTCATAGAACATCTTGGCGtaagatttttttattccttGTGGTTCAGGTAAAAGGAAATCTTAGACTTGGGCTGTATGTGGTTTATCAATATGCTTTTTCCTTCACTGTAACATTGAAAGAAGATCGGTGAACAAAAATCtgttaaaaagtgaatttttcttcgtctttttgccatttcatgggctgctcccgcgtcatatggaggttcccaggctaggggtcaaatcagagctgtagccactggcctacgccagagccacagcaatgcgggatccgagccgcgtctgcaactgacaccacagctcacggcaatgccggattccttaacccactgagcaaggccagggatcgaacccccaacctcatggttcctagttggattcgttaactactgcgccacgacgggaactccaaaagtgaattaccttttaaaaatgaattaacttCACTGTTCTTAGGTAATATTTTACTGATAAACCTTCCTAGTATTTCTCACGTCTTAATTTTGAAAACTCGAggttatttttgcttgttttagagGAGGTGTAGTAAGCAGTGAGACGGAAGGCTCTCAGATTTGCAAGCTGCCTGTCCGCTCACAAGCTTGTCCCACCAGTTGCAGCTGCTGCGTTACTGCACAAAATACATGTTCTGTCATCAAAGAACAGTCCTAGCTTCTCATAATCCAGGTTACTCTCTGAAGCTTTCCTTGGCTACAGAGCAGAAATGGCAAATACCTGCCTGTGTGAGAAGCAAAAACACAAAGGTAGATAAAACAGGTGTACCTGAGAGGAATAAAAACCCCAAAGCTTTTAACGTGACCAAGGCCCCCCTCGGCACCTGTGAGGCTAGGAAGGAGATGCTCAATGAACTAAAAGGCTCAAGGCTGCATCCTTCCAGCCCAGAGGCACCCTGGGGTTTCTGAACCCCTGGCTCCAGGTGTGTCCACCCCCAGCAGGAACCCAGAAAGCGAGGCTAAAACACCTGCTTAGTGACTCTAACCTTGCATTTTCTACAGAACCAGATTAAGACAAAGTAACTTCCCAGAGGTGTATGCAAAACCAGAATgttcaaaaaaatcaaactacAGAAGAAAAACCTAACCCACCCAACTCCAAGTTTAAAAGGCTAATACTACGTTTACAGAATCTCAAGCGCCCCAACTCTTGCCGCGTCCAGTCAGCTCACCGGTCTCGAATGGTCATGGTAATTTTCTCTCCAAAGGCCTGCTTGAGCACCTTGTGGGCCCGGTCCGAGCTCCAGCCCGCACAGTTCTCCCCGTTGATCTGGAGCACCTGGTCCCCGAATCGCAGCCCAACTAATGAGGCTGGAGAATTTGCCTGGACAAGCTGAACAAATATGCCCTGGAGAATAAGGAAGTCACTGGTCATTTACCACTGTTTAGCTTAGGAATCCACCCTGGTAATTATAGGAAAAATTACATGAGTCTTATGTCATTCTCAAAAATTTTATCAAGGCAATACCCTAAGAAATAGGTAAAAGTGAGATCTTGTTAATTTCTACTTCAAATCATGACCTATCTACCCCACCTCAGTCACCCCCTCGGTCTAAATTATTAAATACAAGCTTCTGCGATTTAGGAAGTGAGTAAAGTGTTATAAATTTTGTGATTtacagcccttttaaaaaaatgatagttttatcTACTTGAGTCATATAATCACTTAAAACAGCCTATAAAAAAGATGAgcatggagctcctgtcatggctcagcggaaacgaatgtgactaggcatccaggaggacacaggtttgatccctggcctccctcatgggctaaggatccagcgttgctgtgagcggtggtgtgggccacagacgaagctcggatcccaaagcagctgtggcgcaggccaggggctatagctccgattggacccctagcctgggaaattccatgtgttgtgggcgtggccctaaaaagaccaaaaaaaaaacccatcttcaATACCACTCCAGTTTAAGAACTGAACCCACATGGATAGTTTTACTTTGAGACTTAAAACTGACAGACATATCACAGATGTTGAACAcaatacaaatacatataaaagagTAAGCCTGATGAACACAACAAAGTATCTCCACGGCTAGCCAGCTCCATTCTCCCATCTCAAGCTGGGCTGGATGTGATCTCATGTGCCTTATTTCTGGAATGAACCTGAAAACGAGGCAGCTTCCTGCAAAAGTCAGGTCAAGGAGCTTCACCCAGTGCAAGGCTAACTGCTGTGGTGGATGGGCCGTGGAGAGAGTGGGTTCTTTCTCtgctggggagcagggggcaCAGCATAAACTATTCATAgaagaggagggcagggcagtgAAGTCCGAGCTGCTCAGAGCCGACATGTCTTGCCCAAACCACAAGTGTGCAAAAGACACGAGACCCTCAGACCCCAGGGAGGTGGGCCGGCGGGCTGGGGCTTCCTGCCAAGACCAGCTACCTGCATCTTCAGCCAAGTGCCACAAAGACTGGGCACACACAGCAACGAGACCGAGCACTGAAAAGGAATCAAGTACTGCAGAAAAGCACAGACACAGTACAGACCCAGCAGGTCCTCCACCATCCTAGATGCTTCCTCCGAGGAGCCCAGTGTTAAGTTCTTCAGTCTGGTAGGGTAAGAGGTCCACTCGCTGCTGCCCAGAAAATGCCATATTCAACTCAAATGTCCGAAAGCCAAGCCTGTACCGCCATGTCTTGGCTTAGATGACCCTCATTTAGTTTATTTAGCTTATTACACGAGACCACTGATTCTCACTGGTCAGTCTTCTCTCAACTTCCACGAGTGTTGCCTTAGAATTCTAACTGTATAAGCTGTTATAACACCTGCAGACTTAGAACTTTATTCTAGGAAGacaacttcaaaaaagaaaaatccactgAAAATAATATTGGAAGTCACAACTTTGCCTCTTCAGAATAGGGCATCTTGAGATTTAAAATACTGTCAATTATAGATACCATTACAgttaaaacatttacattttaaattattttaacattgttCCCTTAATATCCTCTAAGCTATTTAGACAAATTtaggtaaatattaaaaatacttacaTTATCTACTGATTTAAGCCTGAGCCCAATTTTTCCATCTTGATCCTTACACAAAATGACTTCACGAATCCCTTGCTTAATTTCTGCTCTACGGATTCCAGCGTCATTACCAGTTACAGGAGCCACCATATAGTTCATGCTGGAAGGTCTTGCAACCAACTGCTGACAAAAACACAAagatatacaatatatacaaacagtctctctaaaaatatattcagttgTGGTTTCACAAAATGTAATCTGCAAATTCCTTCAGATAGTCTGATTTTTGCAAAAATgatcctttttaaaagttttgcctCATGATGTTTAATGTGTACTTTGGCTTGTCTTCAACTCAAATGTATTATCCTTGAACTTTTATAAAGGCCATATCACACTGCTGAAATTCGCACAGCATTTTCCAGAGGGTTCTGTCATATGACCTCATCTTCAACAATCTACTTACCCTTTCAGAGTTTCTATAAAAAGGGTAACTTTAAATCCACTGTGAGGACTGAAAGAAAAGTGTACATGAGATGAGTGAGTGCTGACCCACACAAGACAAACATTTCTCACCTATAGATTAACCATCTCTGGACAAACCAGACTGCCCTAGAATAGCTGCCCCAGGGCTCAGTAAGGTACTGTTTCAAGATCctcatatttttcaagttttcttgaaGCACTGACCTACCTAATAACCGTGGTGCTCAGAGTAGCAATAATAGGGAAAACTACACATATACTGCAGACTGCAAATTGATTTGTTCAGAATTCATGGTAATTCCAACAGCATATTCTAAAGTTGATAACGCACAGCAACGCTACAAATTATAATACCAGAAATACTGTTTTTAAGGAATTACAAAGATTCAATGATTATAACTACAGGGGGCTATAAATCAAGTAatgagatagaaaaagaaaagcgtAAGAAAATGAATTTAGCTTAGCTGGAATATGGGACAAAAAGGAAGAGCTTTGGAGTGggttttccttttggaaaagtaattttttttttttttttgctatttcttgggccgtccctgcggcatgtggagattcccaggctaggggttgaatcggagctgtagccaccagcctatgccagagccacagcaacacgggatccgagccgcgtctgcaatctacaccacagctcacggcaacgccggatcgttaacccactgagcaagggcagggaccgaacccacaacgtcatggttcctgggcggattcgttaaccactgcgccacgacgggaactcctggaaaagtaatttttatttcttccagcaAGTATTCTCAAGAACTTACTACATGTTCTTCCACTGTGAGTTCTTCCACTGCGAGCATATGAGCAGCACCGTATGACCTTTGCCCCCTTGCCCATTCTGACAAGTAACATGTGACAAGGGCTACTCTCACAACCTTCCAGATCACCTCTGCTTCGGCTCCTGCCCTTCCACTAAccattctccacacagcagcaCAGAGATCAGATGATACCCCTGATTATCTTCCACAATGCAGACCCCAGTCCCTCACCACCACTAACCCTCCAGGGCCATCTGCCGCCACATTCTGCCTTGTCTGCCATCACCAAGGTCTTATCTTGGGTCTACAAGTTCTCTTCTGTACTTGGAGTTCTCTAGGTACTGACATGTGGCCAGCAAAGCATAAAACACTTACCATGGGTCTCTTAATAGACAATGTTGAACCTCAATTTTGTGAGGAATTGCATCTTTTAAGGGGAAACTACTCCATAAAGAAAAGTGTGGTTATACTGAGTGGTCGAAGGAGCAGGCAGCACCAGGTATGAACCTCCTACCCATCACCTGCAAACCCACCCGTCCAGACTCCACTTGGACTGTGCAAAAGACACTGTCCTCTGTGGTTCCTGGCCAGCACCCTGAGAGGTACCAGAGGGAGACagggtggctgggggaggggcaggcgcCTGGCTCCTTCCTGTCTGCTCTGGCTTTGGTCCGCACTGCCTGGAGCTAGCCCTTCGCCCTGCGGGCAGCAGTGGAATCCATTCTCCAGACTTTACCACACCCCCAAATCAGACCTCCAAACCCCTCCGAGGTGGCAGTACCCACAATAGTGTCCCCTCCTCTGAGGCCCGGCTCAAACCCTGAAACTCTAACCTCCGACCTGTCCTCAGAGAAGCAGCTACTTTCTGCAGAGACATCTGTGTTCCATTTTTGTTGTAAATATTTACTATGATTTCTATTGTCCCAACTGGGCCCTGACTGATGTAAGCAAGTCTTCCATAAATTATTTGGTGAATAAATAAAGGCAGGTACTGTATCCAGCACTGGGATCATGGTGCATAGGCGTGGACCCTGTCGTCAGGAAGTTAAGTATTTCACTACAAGTGCTGTGGCCTTACAGCAATAATCTGAACAAAAGACAGACATTATATTTAAGCCAAGAATTTGGAGTCTAATTTCAAGAAGCTTTAGACTTCAGAATGCTGAATCTAGGAGCAACTCAGTACTGCTGGATATGAGAAGTTACTAAAGGAAAAGTAAAAGACTATTGTAATACTCTGGGTTAGAAGTACAGAAACCCTGAATAGGCGTATATATAGCAGGACTAGAATGGGAAACATGATAGAAACAGAATCACTAGGTCTCCGTAACTGGAGAATGGACTGGTCAAGGCATCTGAATCTTTAACTCCTAATAACTTAGAAAAGTAACAGCACAAAAGGAAGTAGACTATGTGAGAAGTGACATCCTGAGAAGAGGCCAACGCTAACATTATAAATCTTGGGGTTTGGCACAATGAGGAATTAGCTTCTATCTATGTGTAAAGTATGATTTTATGTAATTCAAAATTCATACATACCCCCTGAACTGGTGCTCCAGGGACCACGGCCATATTTGTAcgaatttcttcttcatttaaacTCAGGCCCATGTACTGAGAGAGCTCCGGATATAGTTTAGGATAGagatctaataaaaatgaatgaacagagagagggaaaaaaaaaacactggttgAAAATTCAAAAACTGTTGTTGTGGACTTCTACTTGTactaaaaaattacatttaatttataaaatctagaataaatttaaattagcTACTTGGAATATTCCAGTCTATCTCTGTAATGacaattagaaatggaaaaaacagaaaaagttacAGGTGAAAGTAAATATGAAGACATTTGAACTGAAACCTCAGATTTCTAAGTACTcaagagtaaaaataatttttctgattatcttccctctcctttttttttaaacctatttgaTTAGGAATTTTGTAAAGATACCACTGATTCTCCAATTAAGAAGAagtgaccaggagttcccatcctggcacagcggaaactaatgaggaaccatgaggtcgcgggttcgatccctggcctctctcagtgggttaaggatctggtgttgctgtgagctgtggtgtaggtcgcagacatggctcggatatggcattgctgtggtgtaggccggaagctacaactccgattagacccctagcctgagaacctccatatgctgcgggtgtggctctaaaaagacaaaaaaaaaaaaaaaagaactgaccaAAATGTATACTGTCAAGTCAGCTGCTTTATAACTAAACAGctataaaaaattattcttttgaaccccaccaaaaaaaatcaaagcttgtAAATTTATTAGTGTCATATCATTTTAATTGTTAACTAAtgatggagttccagttgtggctcggtggttaacaaacccgactaatatccatgaggacttgggtttgatccctggccttgctctgtggcttaaggatctggcattgcagtgagctgtggtgtagctaagAGTCATGGcctggatttggtgttgctgtagctatggtgtaggccagcagctgcagctccaatttgggaacttccatatgccaagactgctgccctaaaaagatgacaaaaaaaaaaaaaagttaaccaatgAAATCTTGGGAAACAGGACATTTAAATACTGAAGTACTGAACTGAATGGTACAGTTAAGTACAAATATTTCCAAAAGCtcttttttacatgttttatttgtgACTTAAAATGGGTCTTCTAtattttggtttgtgtttttttgtgcctatggcatgcagaaattcagATCACACCATGGCACCGACAATGcttaatggctaggccaccagggaactccccaaaatggaTTTTCTAAAAGGAACAATGTTATAACAGGTCACAAAAACCTATTTAACACTCCTTTTGTATCTTTAGGTCATGTTATTTAAGGGTTCTGTCCTGAATCCCTATGAGTGCAGAAGGAAAAGGGATCAAAGAGAAGGATGTGGAGCCTGAGTAGATCCCAGGATTCAGGAAGTGCCCTCAAAAGGAGGCGGCTGGAATTTTcaaccctgcccccaccccccccaagtCCTGAAGAGACAGAGGACAGTTAGGAAAGTTCAGTTTTTTCATAAATGAATCACTCCTAGGTTAAGGACTTATGTATGCACACTGAGACTTAAGTAACTTAACTTTGATTAAGCCCTAAAACACACCTTtatactcatctttttttttttttgtctttttgccatttcttgggccactcccagggcatatggaggttcccaggctaggcccggagctgtagccaccggcctatgccagagccacagcaactcgggatccgagccgcatctgtgacccacaccacagctcgcggcaacgccagatccttaacccactgagcaaggtcagggatcaaacccacaacctcatggttcccagttggattcattaaccactgtgccacaacgggaactcccatactcaTCACTTCTtgattaaagaattattttttttgaaataaacattttttggaagaaaaatttcCTACTACtagaggaaattatttttttggctttttaaggcgacacccacagcacatggaggttcccagggtaggggtccaatcagagctacagctgccagcctacgccagagccacagcaacacaggatccaagccatggtggcaacctacaccacagctcacagcaatgtcagatccttaacccactgagcaaggccagggatcgaacttgcagcttcatggttcctagtcggattgtttctgctgcaccatgacaggaactctcctaTTACTAGGTTTTAACCACCAATTTCATGaggcatgttaaaaaaaaaaatcttgcaatcCCTCTTTCAGCAAAAGAAGGCTTAGTTAACAAGTTATCTCTGTTTAAGGAGAATGAACCAAAGTGTAAACCTACTTCCATCTTGAGAGACAGGAACAGAAGCTTCAGACAAAATTGCTGGGTTGGCAGGGTTTGCAGAAAAAGCAGTTTGAGCCTGAAAAAGAAGACAATTCTAACAATTCTGTAAACATACTTAAACTTCTTATATAATTCTTATGTAATTTATAAGTTAAATCCAGTAAatccaaaaagaaattaaaacactatttttaatcaagtttttttttttttttttgcttttttagggctatacccacagcatgtggaagttcccaaattggaatcgcagctgccagccttcgccacagccatagcaacgctggatccaaactgcatttgagatctacaccacagttcatagcaatgctggatccttaacccactgagcaaggcaagggatcaaacccacatcctcatggatactagtcagattcgttaccgatgagccacaatgggaactcccaagaaattttaacttcaaatttccggcaatatattttcaaagaaaatcacaaatcaaaaatatatttcatattataaatattaaatgctatcctagttcccattgtggggcagtggaaacgaatcgatccctggccatgctcagtgggttaaggatccggcattgccaagagctgtggtgtaggtcgcagacaaggctcgcatctggcgttgctgtggctgtggcataggctgtggcataggttcccctagcctgggaacctccatatgtggcaggtgcggccctaaaaagccaaaaacaaaacaaaacaaaacaaaaaacgctaTGCTATAAAACTTGACTAACCACATTTTTTATAATCAATATTTCATAGTGCTACtgcaaattaatattttcaaaatgcattaTAGAATGGttacacattttacatttttattattcttttgctAATAAGTCTAGGTAAAAATATCTTATTTACGtaagaaaaaaaagctcaatCATATTCCTATGAAAGTCATCTACTGGAAAAACAcctaaaaatttaaatactaagTTGTCAACATTTATGTTCCTATTCTGGCATATCCCATGAAATAATCCTCATCTACATTTTAGCCAGCCTAAGAAGGGGTTATGTTATATACTAAATACAAAAACATTACAAACTATGCAAAACATATAGACACAAAGATGATAAAGGAATTTTTGGCTGTTAACTTTGTCAAAGCTTTGACAACATGCACACTTATCAATACTACTCATGTGCAGATATGCCAGGAACCCCTCCCAGGCTGGCACTAAGTGTTCCACTGATGAAATGCTTCCCTTTACAGATGCATCTGACTTCCTAAAACGGCCGCACTGATTGACAGTAAGTGTTAAAGCCATCTCTAATATCATTTTTTACTTAATAATCAGAAATATGTCAATTAAGTAATGAGGTTTATCCCTATGTATCAACCTAGCCCTAAAATTAATGCTAACAGTAGGTCCAAAGATGCCTGGAGAGATGGAAGCTTAACCTAATTAAGGAAAGCCTACAAAAGCACATCACTCATTTGGGCTGTAAATGTTCTGATATGCTTGTTATTCAGTCACTCTTTAATAGTTATTGTTTCATAATTTGTCAtaatctaaatgggaaaaaaacacagcATGAAAATAACTAtgctaaattttgaaaatttttcaccAATTATCAGTTAAAAGGAGGTGTGGCCAGTGGACTGCTTCTTGGATAATCTCTAAGAATACTGTTCAGCACCAAAATGAAGAGCTATCAAGGCATGAAAAGACAAGGAGGGACCATGAATGCACATTCCTaggtgaaagaaaccaatctgaaagGGTGTTATGATTCGACCCTCCGAAAGGCAGCATCATGAGACAGAGTTCCGTGGTTGCCAAGAATcagcagggatggagggaggaaggtaCAGAGCACAAAGGTACAGAGTATTCTGCGTGATCACCAGCTCTGGCCGAGGTCACCACACACTTGACCAAAGCAAACAGAGGGAAGAACAGAGAacaccaccaagagtgaacccaGATGTAACTATGGATGTGGGGTGGCAACAGTGTGTCCACCCACCCTGCCACTGTGGTGAGGGTATTGGCGTGTGGGAACTGTGCCAGGGGAGAGGGGAACTGGGGGGCGGGGATCACTGAGACAGAAACTGTATCTTTcattcaattttgctgtgaacctgtaacagctctgaaaaacaaaattcactaattttaaaaaactgatccTCTTTTACTTTGGTTTATTACtttctattctttcattcattgctATTGTTCTTATCCAACGAATACTGAAGTAAGTACATAAAAGCTCTCTGCGAATTACTATATAATTTGTAGTAAAATTAAAGATGGTACAAGGGTTTAAAGACTCTAAGCCATTAAATGCAGCAAGCTATTTCACACTCATCTGAAATCTCAAACGAAAAAGCAGGGGACGCCCAAGGAGCTCACAGTTACTTTGGGAACACACCATTTCTGACACTACAGAATGCTCTCGGGGCTGACAGGACAATCTCCACTCACTGTGATAGGAAACTGACAAAAACCACTGTTTCTTAAAAGCTTATTCTGTGTAGGTTTGGCAACCACAGGCTCCTCATAACAGACAGATAGGTGCAGGGATTGTCTGATGCTAAaacccacaaaaagcaaaaaacaaacaaaccaaccaaaacacCCAAGTATGACCTatcatagaaaatgaaaaacaaaacaaaaacagcctaaGACTTTAGTGGCTAGgttaggaatattttttaaatccaattaGTACTAAAACACGatgttcccccaccccctgaccccAGGCAGCTAGCTTTCTGCTTGGAACACAGCCTTCTAATGGAAATACCCATATGACCTGCATCTCCTTAAAGAAGGTCATCCTGATATAGGCTGTAGCCCTCTTATTTCTCCAATCCAGCATTTGTCAATACcaactatttctttccttttctgctgttttcaaaatgaaaaacccCTGCTCAAATCCTACTATGGTTATTCCAtaaaaactaacaacaacaacaaaaaaagacaaaaaagaaatcattctttCAGATACACCTGCAAATCCTATCACTCAGTGCTCCGATGTCATATTAACAGCTTATTATTCTTGAGGGTGAATATTTCGAATAAAAGCTTCTTAAAATCAAGTGTGCCTGTTCGGATGAACTTTGtggaaataaaaaccacatgagaaaaataatgacaaaaacaccaaagaaaaaagtgataagAGATCTGAGATGTTTCTGAACAGCCACTTAAAACTGTGTGGCATCAAAGCCGTGGCAGATGAACAGGTTTCAGAGATTTTACACAATATCCACAGGGAATCAATGATGGAAAACATGTGTTCTTGATTCCGCCCCCATGTCAAAGGCATCCAATCACTGCTACAAGGTTAACAACTTCAGCTACACAGTTGTTACTATTTCTGCTGGGGTTTTTTCACTCTAAAAGAGCCAACATTTTGCATAAAAAACACTTGTATTCTTGAAGTTGCTTAAGACTTCACACAAATTTGTAGTAAACTTTTTATgctcattaaataattattaaaaagtcagggagttcccgtcgaggtgcagtggttaacgaatccgactaggaaccatgaggttgcgggttcggtccctgcccttgctcagtgggttaacgatccggcattgccgtgagctgtggtgtaggtcacagatgcggctcggatcccgagttgctgtggctctggtgtaggccggtggctacagctccgattagacccctagcctgggaacctccatatgccgcaaaagcggcccaaagaaatagcaaaaaaaaagaccaaaaaaaaaaaaaagtcagtctcaGAGTAAACTGAGGTCAAGACCTCAGTGAAATAAACTGTAGGGTAAAAAGCTTTGAAGTACTAAAGAATTTCAACACATTTATCATATCAAAAAGACTTTAGGAATAAAGTATAACAGGGAGTTTGATTCATCTTGCCAAATTAAAAGAATAACCAACTTTATAAGAGATCAACTTGAGAGTAAACTGGAAACAAGATGCAATTAAATACTATGATTCTCTCTagctaaaaagaataaaaatttacaaagagCAAGAACTGATCCCACTCCTCAACTGTCTCCTTAAGCAGAAGCATCTATCTCCAAAGTTGGAGTTGACATAAAGGACCACAAACACGTCAGACTTGATGAGTTAGAAACACTGTACCAACACCGCCACTATGGCAGGAACCTGTGAAACGCCTGCTGCTTATGTCTCAAAGGAAATCAATTACTATGCTTTCATTGTGCTTTTTCACACTAAAAGCAGCATGTACCTCCCCCATTTCTATAATTGCtagaaaaagtaaagaattaaAGACTGGTCATATCTAAGGCCCCAAAAGAACAACATATGGATCTCAAAAAGACAATATCTAAGAAGCTGGGGCATATTTTACCAATTTAAAAACGTATTCATTTTAAACCTTAGTCATTAAATCAACCTGTCTTTGGAGTTTAAGTCTAGTTTCAAAGATATAACATCCTGTGGCCATTCAGAGTGAAATAAAGAATAATGTCTAGCTTTTCTAACCTTTTCAttagaaaaaactgaaaagaagttTATAAAGTGTTAAACACACCTGCTATTTAAGTTCCTGTCCATTTCACATCACCAGAATGTATGGCAGAGtacgtggggaaaaaaaaggtactttAACAATGTAAACATACCTGGATCACCT
It contains:
- the SDCBP gene encoding syntenin-1 isoform X2, which codes for MSLYPSLEDLKVDKVIQAQTAFSANPANPAILSEASVPVSQDGNLYPKLYPELSQYMGLSLNEEEIRTNMAVVPGAPVQGLVARPSSMNYMVAPVTGNDAGIRRAEIKQGIREVILCKDQDGKIGLRLKSVDNGIFVQLVQANSPASLVGLRFGDQVLQINGENCAGWSSDRAHKVLKQAFGEKITMTIRDRPFERTVTMHKDSTGHVGFIFKNGKITSIVKDSSAARNGLLTEHSICEVNGQNVIGLKDSQIADILSTAGNVITITIMPAFIFEHIIKRMAPSIMKSLMDHTIPEV
- the SDCBP gene encoding syntenin-1 isoform X1, with product MSLYPSLEDLKVDKVIQAQTAFSANPANPAILSEASVPVSQDGNLYPKLYPELSQYMGLSLNEEEIRTNMAVVPGAPVQGQLVARPSSMNYMVAPVTGNDAGIRRAEIKQGIREVILCKDQDGKIGLRLKSVDNGIFVQLVQANSPASLVGLRFGDQVLQINGENCAGWSSDRAHKVLKQAFGEKITMTIRDRPFERTVTMHKDSTGHVGFIFKNGKITSIVKDSSAARNGLLTEHSICEVNGQNVIGLKDSQIADILSTAGNVITITIMPAFIFEHIIKRMAPSIMKSLMDHTIPEV